In a genomic window of Vigna angularis cultivar LongXiaoDou No.4 chromosome 6, ASM1680809v1, whole genome shotgun sequence:
- the LOC108343302 gene encoding 26S proteasome non-ATPase regulatory subunit 14 homolog, translating to MERLQRMFAGAGGALGHPPPDSPTLDSSEQVYISSLALLKMLKHGRAGVPMEVMGLMLGEFVDEYTVRVVDVFAMPQSGTGVSVEAVDHVFQTNMLDMLKQTGRPEMVVGWYHSHPGFGCWLSGVDINTQQSFEALNQRAVAVVVDPIQSVKGKVVIDAFRLINPQTMMLGQEPRQTTSNLGHLNKPSIQALIHGLNRHYYSIAINYRKNELEEKMLLNLHKKKWTDGLTLRHFDTHSKTNEQTVQEMLSLAIKYNKAVQEEDELPPEKLAIANVGRQDAKKHLEEHVSNLMSSNIVQTLGMMLDTVVF from the exons ATGGAGAGGCTTCAGCGAATGTTCGCGGGTGCAGGTGGAGCGCTAGGTCACCCTCCCCCAGATTCCCCAACTCTCGATTCCTCCGAGCAGGTCTACATCTCCTCTCTCGCGCTCCTCAAAATGCTCAAGCACG GGAGGGCCGGGGTTCCCATGGAGGTGATGGGTTTGATGCTGGGAGAGTTCGTGGACGAGTACACCGTTCGTGTCGTTGATGTCTTCGCAATGCCGCAGAGTGGCACTGGTGTTAGTGTTGAAGCCGTTGATCATGTTTTTCAGACTAATATGCTTGATATGCTCAAGCAAACTGGACg ACCAGAGATGGTTGTCGGCTGGTACCATTCGCATCCTGGTTTTGGCTGTTGGCTCTCTGGTGTTGACATCAATACGCAACAG AGTTTTGAGGCTTTGAATCAGCGTGCAGTGGCTGTGGTTGTAGATCCAATACAAAGTGTTAAAGGCAAAGTGGTGATTGATGCTTTTCGATTGATCAATCCACAGACTATGATGCTTGGTCAAGAACCAAGGCAGACAACATCCAATCTGGGACATCTGAATAAACCATCCATTCAA GCATTGATCCATGGGTTGAACCGGCATTACTACTCCATAGCCATTAACTACAGGAAAAATGAACTTGAAGAGAAGATGTTGCTTAATCTCCACAAGAAGAAATGGACTGATGGTTTGACACTTAGACATTTTGATACACATTCCAAAACTAATGAACAGACTGTACAg GAAATGCTGAGCTTAGCTATCAAATATAACAAGGCTGTTCAAGAGGAAGATGAGCTGCCTCCAGAAAAGCTTGCAATAGCTAATGTGGGAAGACAGGATGCAAAGAAGCACCTTGAAGAGCACGTCTCAAATTTGATGTCTTCCAACATCGTTCAAACTCTCGGAATGATGCTTGATACTGTTGTCTTCTAG